A stretch of the Anaerolineae bacterium genome encodes the following:
- a CDS encoding alcohol dehydrogenase catalytic domain-containing protein: MGIPKTMKAVRVHGIQDYRLEEVPVPPIGPGEVLIRVLATGICASDVKTFYGARVWGSEEIAPYIEVPVTPGHEFVGQVVALGEGAAEKYGLAIGDMAVSEQIVPCWQCRFCRRGQYWMCQRHDIYGFKKDRAEGAWAEYMRFPANAINHKVPSDLLPEHAALIEPLACAIHAVERGNIQLGDVVVIAGMGPIGLCMLQVAKQKGPGMLIALDAKPKRLMMAKELGADLAIDVTQGDAVQRVLDLTDGYGCDVYIEATGAGAAVAQGLQMIRRLGTFVEFSVHAGPVAVDWSIIGDVKELNIHGAHLGPYCYPLAIEYLRKGVVDGEALVTHRLPLDRFAEGLELAHCGDESIKVVLIP; encoded by the coding sequence ATGGGGATTCCAAAGACGATGAAGGCCGTGCGCGTGCATGGCATTCAGGATTACCGCCTGGAAGAGGTGCCGGTTCCACCAATCGGGCCTGGCGAAGTGCTGATCCGCGTGTTGGCAACGGGCATCTGCGCCAGTGATGTCAAGACCTTTTACGGCGCTCGCGTGTGGGGATCGGAGGAGATCGCGCCCTACATCGAGGTGCCGGTCACCCCTGGCCATGAGTTCGTCGGCCAAGTGGTGGCTTTGGGAGAGGGAGCTGCGGAGAAGTATGGGCTGGCTATAGGTGATATGGCCGTGTCTGAGCAGATCGTACCGTGTTGGCAGTGTCGCTTCTGTCGGCGTGGCCAGTACTGGATGTGCCAGCGACATGACATCTATGGCTTTAAAAAAGACCGAGCTGAGGGCGCGTGGGCAGAGTATATGCGCTTCCCAGCCAACGCGATCAACCACAAGGTGCCATCAGATCTCCTACCTGAGCACGCTGCCCTGATTGAGCCGTTGGCCTGCGCCATTCATGCAGTGGAGCGTGGGAATATCCAACTGGGCGATGTGGTGGTGATCGCCGGCATGGGGCCGATCGGACTGTGCATGCTTCAGGTGGCGAAGCAGAAGGGGCCAGGGATGCTTATTGCGCTGGACGCCAAGCCGAAGCGGCTAATGATGGCTAAGGAGCTGGGGGCAGACCTGGCGATTGATGTCACCCAGGGAGACGCAGTGCAGCGGGTGCTGGACCTGACCGACGGCTATGGCTGCGATGTGTACATCGAGGCGACAGGGGCCGGGGCGGCAGTGGCGCAAGGCCTACAGATGATCCGGCGGCTGGGCACCTTCGTCGAGTTCAGCGTGCACGCTGGTCCGGTAGCGGTGGACTGGTCCATCATCGGTGACGTAAAAGAGCTGAACATTCACGGTGCACACCTAGGGCCGTACTGCTATCCGCTGGCTATCGAATATCTGCGCAAGGGCGTGGTGGACGGCGAAGCACTGGTAACCCACCGACTGCCGTTGGATAGGTTTGCTGAGGGGCTAGAGCTTGCCCATTGTGGCGACGAGTCTATCAAAGTGGTGCTGATACCATAG
- the corA gene encoding magnesium/cobalt transporter CorA produces the protein MRTLLVSQNGQLEANLPLPAIKAALVDPSATIWLDICDPTEQDIALLRDQLQFHPLAIEDAIRAHERPKVDTYGRYYFVVFYAAAYDAVASSIRLQALSLFIGANYLVTVHQGEIRQLRETAARWLAPDSPLDHKVSALVYALLDALVDDYFPLMDQVGDRIEELEDILFTRFSEGVIQTIFGLKTDLLRLRHVVAPERDVLNVLLRRELPIFKPEDIAYLQDIYDHLVRVVDTIDTYRDLLSNALDSYLSIQSNHLNQIMKLLTMASIILMSDALIAGIYGMNFRFMPELEWQLGYPFALGMMALVSLALIVYFRMKRWL, from the coding sequence ATGCGTACGCTCCTCGTATCCCAGAACGGCCAGCTCGAAGCTAACCTGCCATTGCCAGCGATTAAGGCTGCCCTCGTCGATCCAAGCGCTACTATTTGGCTTGACATCTGCGACCCCACTGAACAGGACATCGCCCTGCTGCGCGACCAATTGCAGTTCCACCCGCTAGCTATCGAGGACGCCATTCGCGCCCATGAGCGGCCGAAGGTGGACACTTATGGCCGCTATTACTTCGTCGTCTTCTACGCGGCCGCTTATGATGCTGTCGCTAGCTCGATTCGGCTTCAGGCGCTTAGCCTGTTCATCGGCGCCAATTACCTGGTCACTGTCCATCAGGGCGAAATTCGCCAGCTCCGCGAGACGGCCGCCCGCTGGTTGGCCCCCGATAGTCCCTTGGATCATAAGGTCAGTGCCCTGGTCTATGCTCTGCTGGATGCGTTGGTGGACGACTATTTCCCACTTATGGACCAGGTGGGCGATAGGATCGAGGAACTGGAGGATATCCTCTTCACCCGCTTTAGCGAGGGCGTGATCCAGACCATTTTCGGACTGAAAACCGATCTGTTGCGCCTGAGGCACGTCGTTGCTCCTGAGCGCGATGTGCTGAACGTGTTGTTGCGACGAGAGCTGCCCATCTTCAAACCCGAGGACATAGCCTATCTTCAGGATATCTACGATCACCTCGTACGCGTGGTGGATACGATTGACACCTATCGCGACCTGTTGTCCAACGCGCTGGATAGCTACCTTTCCATCCAGTCCAACCACCTGAACCAGATCATGAAGCTCCTAACAATGGCCTCGATCATCCTGATGTCGGATGCCCTGATTGCCGGGATATATGGGATGAACTTTCGGTTCATGCCGGAACTGGAATGGCAACTGGGATATCCTTTCGCTCTGGGAATGATGGCGCTGGTGAGCCTTGCTCTCATCGTATATTTCCGGATGAAGCGGTGGCTGTAG
- a CDS encoding HIT family protein, with product MTLNRSDAECLFCRIASGEVDSHIVLQDELSLAFLDHRPVFPGHCLLIPREHYETLADLPPGLLMPLFVNAQWLSLAMEQGLGADGSFVAINNRVSQSVPHLHIHVIPRRRKDGLKGFFWPRQSYRDEEHMAQVRDALREAVTRLQSK from the coding sequence ATGACTCTCAACCGCTCAGATGCTGAATGCCTGTTTTGCCGGATCGCCAGTGGTGAGGTGGATAGCCATATCGTTCTCCAGGATGAGCTCTCATTGGCATTTCTCGATCATCGTCCTGTCTTCCCGGGGCACTGTTTGTTGATCCCCCGGGAACACTACGAAACGCTGGCTGACTTGCCTCCAGGTTTGCTCATGCCCCTGTTCGTCAACGCGCAGTGGTTGTCGCTGGCGATGGAGCAAGGGCTGGGGGCCGATGGCTCCTTCGTGGCCATCAACAACCGGGTGAGCCAGAGCGTTCCTCACCTGCATATCCACGTGATCCCCCGCCGAAGGAAAGATGGTTTGAAGGGGTTCTTTTGGCCACGACAGAGCTATCGGGACGAGGAGCACATGGCACAAGTGCGGGATGCGCTGCGGGAAGCCGTTACTAGGTTGCAGTCCAAGTGA
- a CDS encoding SDR family oxidoreductase, translating into MGILDRFRLDGKTALVTGGGQGIGRAFAHALAEAGADVAIVDINPETAEKVAAEIRALGRRSLAIIADVAKADDVRRMVDTVVEAWGKLDIGVNNAGVGGWANAEDMSEAEWDRVININLKGVFLCAQAEARVMIPRRSGKIINTASMSGTIVNRPQNQVAYNASKAGVVHLTRSLAAEWAKYGICVNSISPGYTRTPLVESPQVAHMVPGWLELIPLGRMAEVADLQGAVVYLASSASDYVTGHDLVIDGGYTVW; encoded by the coding sequence ATGGGCATTCTAGATCGCTTTCGATTGGACGGCAAAACTGCGCTTGTGACGGGCGGCGGACAGGGCATTGGCCGAGCGTTTGCCCACGCGCTAGCGGAGGCAGGCGCCGATGTCGCGATCGTGGACATCAACCCAGAGACGGCGGAGAAAGTCGCTGCGGAGATCCGGGCGCTGGGCCGTCGCTCGTTGGCGATCATCGCAGATGTGGCGAAGGCGGATGATGTGCGACGGATGGTAGACACCGTCGTGGAGGCCTGGGGAAAGCTGGATATCGGCGTGAACAACGCAGGGGTGGGCGGCTGGGCTAACGCCGAGGACATGAGCGAGGCCGAGTGGGATCGCGTCATTAACATCAACCTGAAGGGGGTATTCCTGTGCGCGCAGGCTGAGGCCCGTGTCATGATCCCGCGTCGGTCGGGGAAGATCATCAACACCGCATCCATGTCGGGTACCATCGTGAACCGGCCGCAGAACCAGGTGGCGTATAATGCCTCAAAGGCGGGGGTGGTCCACCTAACCCGCAGCCTGGCGGCGGAATGGGCCAAGTACGGCATCTGTGTCAACTCCATCAGCCCCGGCTATACTCGCACTCCGCTGGTCGAATCGCCGCAGGTGGCGCATATGGTGCCAGGATGGCTGGAGTTGATCCCTTTGGGGCGGATGGCGGAGGTGGCGGACCTGCAGGGAGCAGTGGTGTACCTGGCGTCCTCGGCGTCGGACTACGTGACAGGGCACGATTTGGTGATTGATGGTGGGTATACGGTGTGGTAG